The nucleotide window ctataataccatgggctcatagcttgttaagcagcctcatgtgtggcaccttgtcaaaggccttctgaaaatccaaatacacaacatcatctgattctcttttgtctatcctgcttgttatttcttcaaagaattccaacggatttgtcagggaagattttcccttgaggaaaccatgctgactttgacctattttatcatgtgcctccaagtaccctgagacctcatccttaataattgatttcaacatcttcccatccactgcagtcagactaactgacctataattcctttcttctgcctctctcccttgttgaagagtggagtgatatttgcaattttccagtcttctggaaccattcaggaagctagtgattcttgaaaaaatcATTACGAGTGCcttcacgatctcttcagccaactctttcagaactctggggtgtacatcatctggtccaggtttcccaagaatcttctgactAGTCATGGTAACTTCAGACACTTTATGACCCCTGACCCCTGCCAccatattgctcatgtcttccatcATAAAgattgatgtaaaatacttattcagttcatccaccattttgttgaaccccattactacctctccagcatcgttttccagctgtctgatatccagtcttacctctcatttatacttcatgtatctgaagaaacttttagtatcctctttaatattattgactggcttacttttgtattcctttTTTACCTTctgaatgactttttagttgccttctgttggttcttaaaagcatcccaatcctctaacttcccactaattttgcacTATAATAagccctccctttggcttttatattggcttcaacttctcttgttagccatggctgtgtcatctttctttttgaatatttcttcctcttcctctttgagatgtatataatctgtgccttccaaattgcttccagaaattccagccactgctgctctgccgtcgtCCCTGCCAGTTCTTTGCTAATGAATtccggccaactcctctctcacacctctgtaatttcctttactccactgtaatactgatacatctgactttagtttctgcTTCTCAAAATTCAGTGTGAATTTGATCGTATTATGATCATTTCCcctaaaggtttttttttaccttaagctctctaatcaattctgattcattgcacaacacccaatccagaatagctgatcccccattgggctcaaccacaaggtgCTGTAAAAAGCCAACTCATTGGCACTCTAGAAATCCTCCCTCTGGAATCGaaaaccaacctgattttcccaatctgcctgctgcatattgaagtcccccatgactattgtaacatggcccttttggcgtgcattttctatctcccgttgtaatttgtaggctactactgtttggggtctgtatacaattcccatcagggtctttttacccttgcagttccttagctctgtcacaatgattcaacactttgtGACCCTCTGTCACTCCTCTTAAATGAttcgatttcattttttaccagcagaacaACACCGCACCCTCTGCTCTGTCTttgcaatacaatgtgtatccttagacattaagctcccagctataatcttctttcagtaagtatatactgtatatgcatattaaatagttacattaaatatagTGAAAGAATAGAAATAAtaaaagcgaggtagtgttcataggttcaaagtccatttaagaatcagatgggagaggggacagaactgttcctgaatcattgagtgtgtgccttcaggatcctgtacctccttcctgatggtagcaataagaaggggGCATTCCcgggatgatgggggtccttaaaaaTGGACACAGCCTTTTTCAGACACcgttctttgaagatgtcttggatactatggaggctggtacccaaagtgaagctgactaatcttacaactttctgcagcttccttcaatCCCATGCagcagctccccccaccccccacgtcagagatccccaccacccaggccaggctcttttctcaCCGTTGtgatcagatagaaggtacaagagcctcaggactcacacccccAGATCAAGGCTTCCCTTCAGCAACCAGGCTCTTGGACAAAAGGCTCAATtgcccatctattgagatgttgaGATCCATTGAGATCTCAATTACCCGGGTATATCTCCTCAGGCCCTCAGgacatccaccttaatgctctttaagagacccaacaccaGCTCCTCTTTTACCTTGAAATGCCCTGGCATATCAATACATTTTCCATTGATCTCCCtgccctccatatccttctccttggtataTACTGATGTAAcatactcattaaggacctcacccataTCCTCCACATCAAAGCAAATGTTCCCGGTTCCCTATCCTCTCCCCAGTTATTCTCTTGCCCTTGAATGCCTtggaattctctttaatcctacttgacaAGGACTTTCCTTGGCCCcgtctggctttcctaattcccttcctgagtccttttctggcttcttcataATGCTGAAGGGCTGTCTTTGATTCCAGCTTCCTACACTTTACCTACTTTCCCTTTTTCATCTTGAGCAAATTCATCAACTCTCTCGACATCCTAAGTTCTCTTACCTCActgtccttgtccttccttctgacaggaacatgcatGCCCTATACTCTgtacagttggtctttaaacaccctccacgtgTCAGatatggacttgcccaaaaacagctgttcccaatttaactctccctagttcctgcctaatgctctcataatttaCCCTTTTCCAATTTAATACACTCCCGCAAGGTCCATATCTATCTtaaaatttgaagtattgtggtCATTGTTCCctaaatgctcacccactgaaagggaGGTCACCTGCTCAAGCTTATTATCCAGCCCCAGGTCTAGTACAGCCCCTCCTACTGTTGGACTATATCCATACTGATTTAGGAAACTCTGCTAACAAATTTTatccccatctaaaccttttgcactgagaaggtcccagtttatatgagggaagttgaagtccaTAGCTAgccctcctcacccttcccatccatgtacttatccacacTTCTTTTAAGAGTTGCAGTCAAATTTTTCCTTGAGTCcgagagcacagaaacaggtcctttggctcatcgTGTCcttgcagaagaatgagggagatctcattgagacctactaggcctggataaagtgaaagaggagaagatgtttccattggTCGCAGAGTCTGAGGGCACAGATAGAAAATAAATGGATGTCCCCCTAAAACTGAGAATAGGAATATCTCCTTCAGCCAGAagattgtgaatctgtggaatttgttgccatggtgggcagtggaggccaattcattgggtgtattttgaGATTgatgttgagaggaatggagtcattgatactaaggttttcttctttcccattttcaagttgttagtattgcccaagtcttttagtttagttgactaattctgtttagtttagtttttttttgggatggttttttttttttccttttttttctttttcatgatttttcttcagtttttttttgctttgtattattcactattattctacacgattgggagcttcgttaatttttactatttgattttacaattactcgttttaaatgtaacaatgtatctcctactacttgtatttttgctttgttatgttttcattctccgaaattaataaaaagattgaaaaagaaagaaagagattgaTGGGGGTCGGGTtaagggttacagagagagggtaggagaatagggtttagaaaaaaaatcagtcatgaatgaatggtggagcagacttgatgggctgaatggcctaattctgctccttgtcATCTTATGGtctgaccatcaagtacccacCTATACTAATCCCACCTCCCGTATCGTCATTATATGCCaagtcatatgatgtgggcgatcatggttttccatctgtctttaaccTGACTAGTTGTAAAAcgctcttcaaaacttttgcctgcCTTTCCCTTGAATACGCTGTTGACCGCGACTTTTTCTCCCATCAGTTTCTCCCATCTCTGCAAGAGGttcgagcttctctttcctcagtacgTGTCCCAGAAATTCCTTAATCTTGTATAGGGTCCACTTGCACCactcggcggggggggggggggtgtggtttaTCTCCAAGTTGATGCTGCCAAGATGGGGAAAGAAGTCTACTTTTCCAAGGGTGATAATGTCAACTTTTATGGAGAGCTTAAAAAATGGCTGTTTGGGCAGTGGCTGATATAGGACCCATGTCTTCTTTATATTCATAACAAAACCGAGGGCCCTAAGTGTCTTGGGAAAGGCATCCAGCATAGATTGGAGGTCTTCTTCAGAGTGTCCTGCAGTGGCTCTGGCATCCACACACTGAAGCTTCATGATAGTGGTGGTGTTGACCTTGGAGGTTGCTGTCCATTCTGTACACCATTGGGATTCCCTGTGACAGGTCTTGGCCAATAAGGAGAAGGACGTCAGCAATAAGGATGGTAAATAGGGCTGGCACAATGATGCAGACCGGTTTGACCCCGTCTTGACGGTGAAGGCAGTACGTTCCAGGCTAACAACTCCCTCTGGCCGGCCACTTTAAACtctaaagacaagagattctgcagatgctggaaatccaaagcaagacacacaagaTGTTGCTGAAGGGCTGGTTGTAAATGATCGTCGGTTTGTTTGTTACGTGCCATGTAGTATGACGtgggagatcatggtctttccacgaccatgactGTCCTTGGCAaggttttctacagaagtggtttgccattgccttcttctgggcagtgtctttacaagacaggtgaccccagccattatcaatactcttcagagattgtctgcctggcgtcagtgagtcgcataaccaggacttgtgatctgcacgggctgctcatacgaccatccaccacctgctcccatggcttcacctgaccctgatcgggggctaaacaggtgttacactttgcccaagggtgatctgcaggccaacggagggaaggagcaccttacacctcctttgggagagacatacctccaccaccccctccacCCACGTATAtgtcatttgtaaaaaaaaaacatcacaGTGGGCAGTGACCAAATAAGGATGATTGATGGATGAAACTTGGCCAGTTTTTTGTTGCTCGATGGAGGGGCAGTTGTTAAATAAACTTATTTAATCTCACTTAATCTGACCGAATGCGAGAATACAAAGGGTCGACCCTGACTGACAGgggcctcactcactcacagtGCAAAACGTAAAAATGATTAGAGGGTCCAAAAAGAGTGGGAGAAGCTGAATAATGAGGCCGTGTTCGTGggctcatgaaccattcagaaatccgagggCAGCGGAGAAGACGCTCTTACCGAACTGTCGGGAGTGGGTCTCCAGGCTAGTATAGCTCCTCCCTGCAGAGGTCGTGTCGCGGGTGGGGAGGGTCTTTAATTACAGATATCACTTCATGAGGTGTTGCCTCTTAAAGacatcctcgatggtggggagggggttgcGATGGAAATGGCTGAATTTACCCCTGCAACCTCTTGTATGTTTAAGGCTCCATTCCAGGTgatgatagacaatagacaataagtgcagaagtagaccattcagcccttcgagcctgcaccgccaatctgagatcatggctgatcatctactatcaatacccggttcctgccttatccccataacccttgattcccctatccataagatacctatctagctccttcttgaaagcatccagagaattggcctccactgccttcagaggcagcgcgttccacacctccacagctctctgggagaagaagttcctcctcaactctgtcctaaatgacctgccccttattcttaaaccatgccctctggtactggactctcccagcatctggaacatatttcctgcctctatcttgtccaatcccttaataatcttacatgtctcaatcagatcccccctcaatctccttaattccagcgtgtacaagcccagtctctctaacctctctgcataagacagtctggacatcccaggaattaaccggtgatgcaaccggtcagaatgctctccacagaaatttgcaagaatctttgCTGACATTCCAAAATCTCCTCAAAGACCGAACCAGAAtctgaattaggtttaatatcaccagcgcatgtcatcaaatttgttgttatgcagcagcagtacaatgtaatactcAAAAATAAAATCTGTACAGTAATATCGcagaagtctttggcacatatatatacagtagctagggtgcctaagacttttgctcagtactgtagtaattttatgtattgcactgtactgctgccacaaaaaaaaacgaatttcatgatgtgtgagtgatgataaacctgattctgatctgggtctctattgtggactgagagtgggaggggggcagggagaggggaatcatggttgggtaaaggggaagggagaggggagggagcaggaagcaccagagagacattctgtaatgatcaataaaccaattgtttggaatcaaatgacctttcccggtgtctcagggctgggtgtgtctgcacctgtaccacccccctccccccggcactccttctctgccacctggcccacacccctcctgcagcacgCCACccccgccattcccaacatcctttgctcccgccggatttaccaacttgctctctgctccacgttgacaaatacagtactgtgtaaaagttttaggcaccccagctatatatatatatatatatatatatatatatatatatatatgcataagacttttgcacagtactgtatatttttaaaaaattaaattaaataagtagtgtgaaaagagagaaaaaaagtactaagttagtgttcattggttcagtgtccattcagaaattggatgacagaggggaagaagctgttcctgaatcgttgagtctcctgtagggtcttcaggctcctgtacctcctccctgatggtaacaatgagaagagggcaggaccTGGGTGACTGACgccatctttctgaggcactgcttccTGAAGATGTCGTGAATGCCGAGGAAGCTATAATTGAGTGTAGAGCCTCCCAACACCCAGGTCCATTTTGTGTTAAGGAACCAGGTTGGCATGTTATGACAGAAAAGCCAATTCATGATTTTGAAATCAATACTCAGCAGATCGGCTAAGATCTAAACCTTAGAATAAACCAATGGAAGGCTTGTGACTCAGACTCACCGCCCTTTATTTACCTTTGAGAGGGTGCTGTCTGGTTAACTAGGACACACAGATAATGAGGGCACGTTCAGCCAACGCCCTGTGCAAGGAGAATAAATCTTTGTAAATATCATCATTCAGGCCTTGGCTTTGCGAGCTTTCATGCAATAACTTAATACGAGATAGAAGGCTGCTCTCCCTCCTCTCAACAAACACAAGCTGGGAGATGTGGGTTAAAAGTTCAAGTTTACATTTATTGCTGCAGTTGTACGTACCCAGGGTGTCATATAAAGGGTAGTGTTTTTTCAGAAGCAgcacagtatattaaaaaaagtgacaaACAATACTTTTATAAACTGAAATTAACATGAACTCTACATAATTTGCACAAgaaaacaagaccataagatataggagcagaattgggccgtttggcccgtcaagtctgttctgccatttcatcatggctgatccatttcccgcgtagccccaatctcctgccttctccccgtatccctaaATGCTCTGGTCAAtcgagaatctatcagcctctgccttaaatacagacTTGCCTCCGCAGCCGCCTGtgatggtgtgggtttcctctgggtggcgCCAGTTTccccccacggtccaaagacgtaccagctgggaggtgaattggtcatcgtaaattgtcccgagattaggctagggttaaatctgacTAGAagtgccggaagggcctattctgcaccttatctcaataaataaatagtaaatctGCACCTGTGTCTCTTTGTCTTATGAGCTTAAtcacagaaatggaccactttaGTCCCTTCTCAGGAAGGAGTTAGGGAGCCTGGTGACATGGTGGCCATGATAACGATGTCGCCGGGACTGGCggacatgagttataaggaaagattgaataggttaggtctttattccttggaatttagaagattgaggggagatttgatagattttGATTATGAGGGATATATGAAGGATTTTGTGGGACtgcaattagaggtcatgggccaatggtgaaaggtgagaagtttaagcagaacatgaaggggaaacttcttcactcagaagttcgtgggagtgtggaacgagctgtcagcacaagtggtgcgtgtaagctcgatttcaatgtttaagagaagtttgggtaggtccATGGATGGGAAGAGTTTGGAGGGTTATGATgtgggtgcaagtcaatgggagtttaaatggttttggcatggactagacgggctgaagggcctgtttctgtgctgttcttttctgtgactctacgaCTCTATCTTTTTTAAGGTGGAACTGGCCCCGCTTGTTGAAGATTTGCCTTTGGTGAAGAGTGGGAGTGAAGAACAAGCAATGAAGACCTCAAGGgatgagaggaagaggaagaaaaaaTAAGGAGGAAGGGTTTGTGCATTCTCATCTCGTTATGGATGTGTTGGTCGCTGCTCCATCGAACCTGTCCCTGAGCAAGATCAATTGCTCAAATGTTCTCCCACATATCCGGATTGGCTACTTTATAGTTGAAACCCTAACAGCGTTCTTTGCTGTTTTGGGGAACATTTTTATCTGTTTCGTTGTGACCAGAAAAAGAAAATTGAGGACAACAACTAACTTTTTCCTGGTGTCGTTGGCTGTGGCGGACATTTTGGTCGGCGCTGTGGCCATCCCGTGTGCCCTGCTCTCGGACCTCGGCCTCCCCAGGTGTAGTTACTACCTCTGTGTCCTTATGCTGTGCACCCTCCTCGTCCTGACCCAAGCCTCCATCTTTGGCCTGTTAGCCATTGCTGTCGAGCGCTATGTCGCTATCTTGAACCCCTTCCGCTACCAGGCGCTGGTGACGCCCAGGAACACGGCGCGCGTCATCGTCACCTCCTGGGCGCTGGCACTGGTCATCGGGCTGGTGCCCCTGATGGGCTGGCGGAAGATGCCCACGGGCGACGAGAGGTGCCTCTTCCACAACGTCATCGACGAGACCTACATGGTGTACTTCAGCTTCATCGGCTGCATGCTCCTCCCGCTCTTCGTCATGTTCGTCATCTATGCCAAGATCTTCCTCGAGGCTAAGAAGCAGATCCGGAGGATCGCCGAGAGGAACGTCAACGTCAGCTTGGAGGAGAAGCGGCGGAAAATAATCCGTAAGGAATTTCAGACTGCCACTTCGCTCTTCATCGTCCTCTTCTGTTTCACCCTCAGCTGGATCCCCCTGCATATCCTGAACTGCATCAAGCTCTATTGCCCAAAGTGCCACGTCCCGACGACTCTGACGCTAACCACAGTCATCATGTCCCACGTCAACTCTGTGGTCAACCCAGTTATCTACGTCTTCAGGATAAGGACCTTCTGGGATGCCTTTCGGGAGATCTTCTCTTGCATGCCGCGCATGGGGTTCATTGGGAAATACTCCAGCTCAGACTTGGTGGGAATGAGTAAGACTGGGTCGCTGGCAATCAGGAGTGACACGTTGCCAGGGAAGTAGCAACAATAAACAAGCCCGCGGAGGAATCCCAACCCAGCCCCTCAGATAACCAGTCAACCAGCTGTAGCTATCAGATAACCAGTTAACTCGGTGTGACTATCCTCCCACGTGTAACTCACCCTCTACTGTCACACCTACTCATTTTTCTGAAGTATATTTCTATTGACTGTGCGTTTCTCATTTATATCTTGGCAGCAAACGGATTTATTTTTATGAGGAGATACAACCCCGTTGACCCAATGAGTCCGCACTGTACAAATAcaccctgtgaccaattaacctactaatccgtaCGTTATCTGAATGCCGGAGGAATCccacgtggttacggggagaacgtagcCCAAATGAACATacgtttatttagagatacagccctgTCGGCCCAATGAGCCAACGTTGCCCAACTACGCCCATGTGACTGATCGACCTACGAATCTAGATGTctctggaacgtgggaggaaactacaCGGGGACTGGGAGAACGCCGaacttccttacagacagcggcagaattgaaccccggGTCACTGACGCGGTGATGGTGGTTATGCTGTCCACCACGCTACTTGCTGGCCaattctgagatgcaatgagGCCGTAAAGAGACGGCCTGTTGCGATCTGGTCTTCACTTCAGCAAGTTTGAAAGGCCTCAGGAGAGTTTTGCAAGAATCCATTAAGAGCAATTGAGTgtttgttgttttatttttgcagtaCCTGCTATTATAGAGACAGTGCCTCGGTTACAAGGACTCAGCCAACGCATCAGTAGGTTCATTGTTTTGCTAACTTCTTGCTCCGTGGAGAAGCTGGACCTGTTCTCCTCAGAGCTCAAAGTGACATAGATTCAcaaagcacagaagcaggcccctcggcccatctagtctataccAAGCAGGGTTTTCAGTCTAGTCTCACTTACTCTGACCCAGATCATGTCCCTTCTTCccccaggtacctatccaaacttctcttaaaagcaaCAATCGAAcctatatccaccacttccagtggcacctcgttccacactttcaccaccctccgagtgaagtaGTTCTCCTTCAGAATCCCCGTAAATATCCTATCTTCCACCCTAGTCCACGACCCCGAATTCTCATCTCACCCAAGCTGAGGGGAAAACGCCTGCATGCGTTCACCCTATTTATACCgggggcggggtggagatacgtcttgaCCGAAGGAGGCGTAAGGCGCGCCTTCCCTCCGGTAGCCTGCAGGTCAACCTCGGGTAAagcgtagcacctgcttagccccccctcacccaccctgatcagggtcacgtgaagccacgggggcaggtggtggatggtcgtacgagcagccggtgcagatcacacgtcctggttacgtgaccactgacaccaggcagacaatctctgaagagtattgataatggccggggtcacccgtcttgtaaagacactgcccagaagaaggcaatgccaaaccacttctgtagaaaaattggccaagatcaatcacggtcatggaaagaccccgA belongs to Mobula hypostoma chromosome 10, sMobHyp1.1, whole genome shotgun sequence and includes:
- the LOC134353217 gene encoding adenosine receptor A1-like encodes the protein MRGRGRKNKEEGFVHSHLVMDVLVAAPSNLSLSKINCSNVLPHIRIGYFIVETLTAFFAVLGNIFICFVVTRKRKLRTTTNFFLVSLAVADILVGAVAIPCALLSDLGLPRCSYYLCVLMLCTLLVLTQASIFGLLAIAVERYVAILNPFRYQALVTPRNTARVIVTSWALALVIGLVPLMGWRKMPTGDERCLFHNVIDETYMVYFSFIGCMLLPLFVMFVIYAKIFLEAKKQIRRIAERNVNVSLEEKRRKIIRKEFQTATSLFIVLFCFTLSWIPLHILNCIKLYCPKCHVPTTLTLTTVIMSHVNSVVNPVIYVFRIRTFWDAFREIFSCMPRMGFIGKYSSSDLVGMSKTGSLAIRSDTLPGK